A window of Penaeus monodon isolate SGIC_2016 chromosome 40, NSTDA_Pmon_1, whole genome shotgun sequence contains these coding sequences:
- the LOC119598104 gene encoding ATP-dependent DNA helicase Q4-like produces MEGNTSPLSWQDKYKLAKLKVKAWESEYVATNRSRPDKAALAAAPDNIKAAYKTYFHYRKRIENSEQTEEKESENKHENNEDKSEGAEQDISKGSKQHSKEVNHQLEELESKKITLEPESNKLLTGEPSTTSNAGKFSQMPEPKLSSGIWGKHLNKDACLARATSKNEDSPGSLYSKMAEKMRASGTIKMRTSLKKFSNIDRSTKRESLDTSKNVVKPSIDLDTKNSLSDGSDKENTSNTTENMNSPVKPFEEMLEKPSETKKVSLFDSLNDFQEKASNDLDNEPSLFGSSKLPFRFQKKTVTQKMQTQVVSALSLTPERLEETHTAKKKGTLNRGWLQRCAGAELDVGAEAKASDDWKLKIIDKEWNENSNNEDVYSGEFKGKELQENVEKYHTPVKEPQLGVSEKNGELNTVQKRQTKALHTRDGADIDVYDFNEGASNQNASVDLALTVQEAKTKKYSKKVASQANSDLEEQTMYSEEGIPEESVSSLLDNGEKESIIEDTEKPAPRKRGRPRAKKVNTEETKNASPAPRKRGRPKVKTDDTEVTPAPKNSKRKRKETLEELEESGKIQSSWPPPKKVRNSKIKARKNIEELNVMEKPSGDETAPERVPVEDDGIKEYNELDDIEKHGPKSTGAKAYLSKEERFRKKVTTGAANNNFVRINLKKKTFVRGHKHINGSKYRRMEWKRKQSMKSGEGMATGKSLTCFKCGDFGHWAKFCTGKKGDKLLALEEYDENKSTFLSLEDAAAMALGIKPSDQSLSTTKMYSKVDESCNKSVLDVASMEAENSEEQVFDLQTTKPEICEDPQGGTTIEDDFQMEDDDLFADIDEDRLDEGDNQPASLLSQPTDEGCEVSNISKTAEISPHPVSYEQNWYESRSSIEPLYDLVNGEIGPTPDEVHETLKMFGYPSFRAGQENAIMRILSGQSTLLVLSTGSGKSLCYQLPAYLYAKHNKCITLCVSPLVSLMEDQVTGLPKFLHAVCLHTHQNPTQRSNAVNAIRSGKAQILLISPEAVVASRTGGVLGTLLRELPPVAFACLDEAHCVSEWSHNFRPSYLRICQVLRERLGVRTILGLTATARHATAISIAKHLLIPDFDTGIIRGRGVPDNLKLSVSRDQNREQALVSLLQGDRFSGCSSIIIYCTRRDDCERVATLIRTQLLNPTKVDVKSNLKRTKGISMDAEAYHAGLSSHRRQQVQKKFMSGKVRIVVATVAFGMGIDKSDVRGIIHFNMPRNVESYVQEIGRAGRDGKEAHCHLFLDSLDGKDIQELKRHIFVNSMDRHTVRKLLNKIFKPCACAKVRNLQDTCPTVNTEETDNGNMSTNASSAASDSSNDNPAHCASNPDSFAITFSKSSCPRHEVAIPVDGLVEELDLPAENIETLLCYLELHQNKLISINSPVYATCSVSCYAGPRQLVAVSRKCPPLAVAIALERQKGNSLENKNQVVFPVVEIASRMGWDSKIVKKELKALEWTTVDLVAGGKVKRSGVTVEFSELSYHMYVRGDLSDDECDQLLDALYLRTQTQERDQLRQVQYTYQLLRSVSHGSIIMCCDSVDDERGNKLREELREYFKENSKVLSEIRLEEQVYIRPEIETSVRSSVRAVLSTHIDNQWTGRAIARVFHGIGSPNFPAEVWGRVRRFWRLHLNVDFNILVKLATQEIIRFK; encoded by the exons ATGGAAGGGAATACGTCACCCTTGTCATGGCAGGACAAATATAAACTGGCAAAACTGAAAGTGAAA GCATGGGAAAGTGAATATGTTGCTACTAATAGATCCCGGCCTGACAAAGCAGCTCTGGCAGCAGCACCTGATAACATAAAAGCAGCATACAAaacctattttcattatcgcaAACGCATTGAAAACTCAgaacagacagaggaaaaggagtctgaaaacaaacatgaaaataatgaagacaaaagTGAGGGAGCAGAACAGGATATCAGTAAGGGAAGCAAGCAACATTCTAAAGAAGTAAATCATCAACTTGAGGAATTGGAAAGCAAGAAAATAACCTTGGAGCCTGAGAGCAACAAACTATTAACAGGAGAGCCCAGTACCACTTCAAACGCAGGGAAATTTTCTCAAATGCCAGAGCCAAAATTAAGTAGTGGGATATGGGGAAAACATTTAAATAAGGATGCCTGTCTTGCTAGAGCCACAAGTAAGAATGAAGATAGTCCTGGATCTCTCTATAGCAAAATGGCGGAAAAGATGCGTGCTAGTGGCACTATCAAAATGAGAACTTCCTTAAAGAAATTTTCAAATATAGATCGTTCTACAAAAAGGGAATCATTAGATACAAGTAAAAATGTAGTAAAGCCTTCCATAGATTTAGATACAAAGAACAGTTTGTCTGATGGCAGTGATAAAGAAAACACAAGTAACACAACAGAAAATATGAATTCTCCTGTCAAACCTTTTGAGGAAATGTTGGAAAAACCTTCAGAGACAAAAAAAGTGTCATTGTTTGACTCCTTGAATGATTTCCAGGAGAAAGCATCTAATGATCTAGACAATGAACCAAGCTTATTTGGTAGTTCTAAATTACCATTCcgatttcagaaaaaaacagtGACACAAAAAATGCAGACGCAAGTAGTTAGTGCACTTTCCCTCACTCCTGAAAGACTTGAGGAAACTCATActgcaaagaaaaaaggaacacttAATCGTGGTTGGTTGCAACGCTGTGCTGGAGCAGAATTAGATGTTGGGGCTGAGGCAAAGGCATCTGATGACTGGAAATTAAAGATAATTGATAAAGAATGGAATGAAAACAGCAACAATGAAGATGTTTATTCTGGTGAATTTAAAGGTAAGGAACTTCAAGAGAATGTGGAGAAATATCATACTCCAGTTAAGGAACCACAGCTTGGAGTctcagaaaaaaatggggaattgaACACAGTGCAGAAGAGGCAGACTAAAGCTCTTCATACTAGAGATGGAGCtgatatagatgtgtatgatTTTAATGAAGGTGCATCAAACCAAAATGCTTCAGTGGATTTAGCATTAACGGTACAAGAAGCGAAGACTAAAAAGTACAGTAAAAAAGTAGCTTCTCAAGCTAATTCAGATCTTGAAGAGCAAACTATGTATTCAGAAGAGGGAATACCAGAGGAGAGTGTATCATCATTGCTGgacaatggagaaaaagaaagcattATTGAAGATACTGAGAAGCCAGCTCCACGAAAACGTGGGCGACCAAGGGCCAAGAAAGTTAACACTGAAGAAACAAAGAATGCTTCCCCAGCTCCACGGAAACGAGGAAGACCAAAGGTCAAGACAGATGATACTGAAGTGACACCAGCACCTAAAAAtagcaagaggaaaaggaaggagacctTGGAAGAACTGGAGGAAAGTGGAAAAATACAGTCTTCTTGGCCACCTCCGAAGAAGGTGAGGAATTCGAAGATTAAAGCTAGGAAAAATATTGAAGAACTAAATGTTATGGAAAAACCGTCAGGTGATGAAACTGCTCCTGAAAGAGTACCAGTTGAAGATGATGGTATCAAGGAGTATAATGAACTTGATGATATTGAGAAACATGGACCAAAATCAACAGGTGCAAAAGCATACCTTAGCAAAGAAGAGAGATTTAGAAAGAAGGTAACTACAGGGGCAGCCAACAATAATTTTGTGCGGATTAATTTAAAGAAGAAGACCTTTGTACGAGGCCATAAGCATATCAATGGCAGCAAATATAGGAGGATGGAGTGGAAAAGAAAGCAGTCCATGAAAAGTGGAGAAGGCATGGCAACAGGAAAATCTCTTACATGCTTCAAATGTGGTGATTTTGGTCATTGGGCCAAATTTTGCACtggaaagaaaggagacaaacTGTTGGCCTTAGAGGAATATGACGAGAATAAATCCACTTTTCTTAGCTTGGAGGATGCAGCAGCAATGGCTCTTGGTATTAAGCCATCAGATCAGAGCCTCTCTACTACCAAAATGTATTCGAAAGTTGATGAGAGTTGTAACAAGAGTGTTTTAGATGTGGCTAGCATGGAGGCAGAAAATAGTGAAGAACAAGTATTTGATCTTCAAACAACCAAACCTGAGATTTGTGAGGATCCCCAAGGAGGAACTACAATAGAAGATGATTTCCAGATGGAGGATGATGATCTTTTTGCTGACATTGATGAAGATAGATTAGATGAAGGTGATAATCAACCTGCCTCACTTTTATCACAACCTACAGATGAAGGATGTGAAGTCAGTAACATCAGCAAGACAGCAGAAATTTCACCACATCCTGTATCTTATGAACAGAACTGGTATGAAAGCCGATCCTCCATAGAACCACTCTATGACTTAGTTAATGGTGAAATAGGTCCAACCCCTGATGAAGTGCATGAGACACTGAAGATGTTTGGATACCCGTCTTTCAGAGCTGGGCAAGAGAATGCAATCATGAGAATACTCTCTGGGCAGTCAACGCTGTTGGTACTCTCTACTGGATCAGGCAAAAGTTTGTGTTACCAATTGCCGGCTTACCTTTATGCCAAACATAACAAGTGCATAACCTTATGTGTGTCTCCACTTGTCTCTCTCATGGAGGATCAGGTGACAGGTCTGCCAAAATTTCTTCATGCAGTATGTCTGCACACCCACCAAAATCCCACACAACGTTCGAATGCTGTGAACGCTATCCGATCAGGCAAAGCCCAGATCTTGCTCATTTCACCAGAAGCAGTGGTTGCAAGTCGCACTGGAGGAGTATTGGGAACACTGCTTCGTGAACTTCCACCTGTAGCATTTGCTTGCCTTGATGAAGCTCACTGTGTTTCAGAATGGTCTCACAACTTCCGTCCTTCTTATTTACGTATTTGCCAGGTTTTGAGAGAGAGGCTCGGTGTGAGAACAATCTTGGGGCTCACTGCAACTGCTCGTCATGCAACAGCTATTAGTATTGCAAAACATTTACTAATTCCTGACTTTGATACGGGCATTATACGTGGCAGAGGAGTGCCAGATAATCTCAAATTATCGGTGTCTCGGGACCAAAACCGTGAGCAAGCTTTAGTATCACTTCTACAAGGAGACAGATTTTCAGGTTGCAgttctataattatttattgcaCAAGGAGGGATGATTGTGAAAGAGTTGCTACACTGATAAGAACCCAATTGCTAAATCCAACAAAGGTTGATGTAAAAAGTAACTTAAAAAGGACAAAGGGCATATCAATGGATGCAGAAGCCTATCATGCAGGGCTCAGTTCCCACAGACGTCAACAGGTACAGAAGAAGTTTATGTCTGGCAAAGTGAGGATTGTTGTTGCCACTGTTGCCTTTGGAATGGGTATTGATAAATCTGATGTAAGAGGCATCATTCATTTTAATATGCCACGAAATGTAGAGAGTTATGTCCAAGAGATTGGGCGTGCTGGGCGAGACGGGAAAGAAGCTCATTGTCACCTCTTTCTAGATTCCTTAGACGGCAAAGATATCCAAGAACTCAAAAGGCACATCTTTGTCAACTCAATGGATCGTCATACAGTAAGAAAACTTCTCAACAAGATATTTAAACCATGTGCCTGTGCTAAAGTAAGAAATTTACAAGACACATGTCCTACTGTTAATACTGAAGAGACTGATAATGGAAATATGTCAACAAATGCCTCATCAGCTGCATcagacagtagtaatgataatccaGCACATTGTGCTTCTAATCCAGATTCATTTGCAATTACATTTTCTAAGTCCTCATGTCCCAGGCATGAGGTTGCTATACCAGTTGATGGCCTTGTTGAAGAACTTGATTTACCTGCCGAAAATATAGAGACTCTGTTATGTTATCTAGAACTTCACCAGAACAAACTTATTAGCATAAACTCCCCTGTCTATGCTACATGTAGTGTGTCTTGCTATGCAGGACCCCGACAGTTAGTAGCTGTGAGTCGGAAATGCCCTCCACTTGCTGTTGCCATTGCATTGGAGCGTCAGAAAGGGAACTCTCTTGAGAATAAGAACCAAGTGGTGTTCCCAGTGGTTGAAATAGCATCTCGTATGGGTTGGGACAGCAAGATTGTGAAGAAAGAATTGAAGGCTCTGGAATGGACAACTGTTGACTTGGTGGCAGGGGGTAAAGTGAAGAGGTCTGGAGTCACTGTTGAGTTTAGTGAGCTCTCCTACCACATGTATGTAAGGGGAGACCTTAGTGATGATGAGTGTGATCAGTTGTTAGATGCCTTGTATCTAAGGACTCAAACCCAAGAACGTGATCAGCTGAGACAGGTTCAGTACACTTACCAGTTATTGCGTTCTGTATCCCATGGATCTATTATCATGTGCTGTGATTCTGTTGATGATGAACGAGGGAATAAGTTGCGTGAGGAGTTGAGGGAATATTTCAAAGAAAATAGCAAAGTCTTGTCTGAAATTCGCTTAGAAGAACAAGTTTATATTAGACCAGAAATTGAGACATCTGTGCGCAGTAGTGTTCGTGCAGTGCTGTCTACACACATAGATAATCAGTGGACTGGCAGAGCTATAGCAAGAGTTTTTCATGGCATTGGGTCACCAAATTTCCCTGCAGAGGTATGGGGTCGTGTCAGAAGATTTTGGAGGCTACATCTGAATGTTGACTTTAATATTTTGGTAAAACTTGCAACACAAGAAATAATCAGATTTAAATAA